One Pyrococcus furiosus DSM 3638 genomic region harbors:
- a CDS encoding pyridoxal-phosphate dependent enzyme: MDNETDPEGSPLLRAMKLEEKLNISKIYLKLEMHNPTRTHKDRIAKAHVKQAKDLGFSGITVGTCGNYGVAIAYFAKKEGIKAVIFVPRQYRNSRVEEMKEYGADVIFVDGAYEEAVLMSKIFAKTMNYYDANPGTQPAVDYEAYSLISKEILEEIEPYAVFVPVGNGSTLAGIYYGFKKYGVMPRIIGVTTSYGNQVLNAFYTGRVEEVKDFVETDFNEPLVSSISFDLQNALEAIKDSNGYIFGFGDDTALKYAKILEMSEGIKALPASTLTLVGLVKFVRKFGVNNENFVLLLTGGI, translated from the coding sequence ATGGATAACGAGACAGATCCCGAAGGATCCCCATTATTGAGGGCTATGAAGTTAGAGGAGAAACTGAACATCTCCAAGATATACTTAAAACTTGAAATGCACAATCCTACGAGAACTCACAAAGATAGAATAGCTAAAGCTCACGTTAAGCAGGCGAAAGATCTTGGCTTTTCTGGAATTACTGTAGGAACTTGTGGTAATTACGGAGTAGCTATAGCATACTTTGCTAAGAAGGAAGGGATAAAAGCGGTAATTTTTGTTCCAAGGCAGTATAGGAATTCAAGGGTAGAAGAAATGAAGGAGTATGGAGCAGATGTCATATTTGTAGATGGAGCGTACGAAGAGGCAGTTCTCATGAGCAAAATATTTGCAAAAACTATGAACTATTACGATGCAAACCCAGGAACACAGCCTGCAGTTGATTATGAAGCTTATTCCTTAATTTCAAAGGAAATCCTGGAAGAAATAGAGCCATATGCGGTATTTGTTCCCGTAGGAAACGGCTCCACACTAGCTGGAATTTATTATGGATTCAAAAAATATGGAGTTATGCCTAGGATAATTGGGGTCACAACTAGCTATGGAAACCAAGTGCTCAACGCTTTCTATACAGGAAGAGTTGAAGAAGTAAAAGACTTCGTTGAGACTGATTTTAATGAGCCCCTCGTTTCCTCGATATCCTTCGATTTGCAGAATGCGCTCGAAGCCATAAAAGATTCTAACGGCTATATTTTTGGTTTTGGTGATGATACAGCATTAAAATATGCAAAGATTTTGGAGATGAGTGAGGGGATAAAAGCACTTCCAGCTTCCACTCTAACTTTAGTTGGACTTGTTAAATTTGTGAGAAAATTTGGCGTGAATAATGAGAATTTTGTGTTGCTCCTAACTGGAGGGATTTGA